A stretch of DNA from Verrucomicrobiia bacterium:
GAACGCCGGATCGATCGTCATGCTCACCAAATGCCAGTTGGTCGGCCCGGATGCATTGGCCCGCAGCGCCGCTTCCACAGCCGCGAAGTTCTTCAGCATCCGGGGACAGAAATCCGGCAGTGGACAGCGCGTGAACACAAAGGTCAGCCCCACCGCCTTCCCGCGGTAGTCGCCCAGGCGCACAGGTTGCCGGAACTGGTTGGTGAACACGTAGTCCGGCATCGAATCCCCCACCTCCAGCGGCTCGACATCCCGCACAATCCGCGAATGCTCGTACTCGAACGTCGGCGCCAGCTCCCCCACCCCGATCCGTTCCACCCCATCAATCCAGCTCTCCTCATCCGTCACCAACAGCCGGAACTTGACCCGGTCTCCCGCCTGCAACCGCGCCACCTCCCGTGTGTCCCGCGCCCGGAAGGTCATCGTCATTGCCGCCATGAACCCGGGAATCGCCTCATGCCGGATCACCACATTCGAGCCGTCCCTCCTCAATTCACTCACCACCCCGGTCACCGCATACACCCCAGGTTGACCCGCCCCCGCCCTCCCATCATCTCCGCTCCGCGCCGCCCCGCGATCCGGCGTGCGAAACAGAAACGCCAGCAGGAGGGCCACGTTGACCAGCACCAGAAAGGCCGTCGCATACAGAACGCCGCGCTTCATGGCCCGCACAGTAGAACCCTGGCCCCCCCGGGCAAGCCGCTGGCAGCAGTCAATTTCAAATTGCCTGACAGTATATTGTTAACTTCATTCAGTAAGCCTGACCAAATATATATTGTTGACTCTACCACCACCAACTCCACCAACTCAATAAGCCTGACATTATGTTATTGACTTTGCCTTGTTTGTAATGAGTCAGGCGTAATAATGTTGTCACCGCACTCCGACGCTCCACTCGACTCGATCGAGTGTTCCGCAAACGCCTAAACAATCCTGGATCTACTCGGTTCGTTCAGGTTCAGCGCTTGCCGCTCCCCTCCCCCTCCCGCCAACGTCCCGGCATGCCCCGTTGGTTCGGTCCATGTGGCCTTGGCGTTGCCATCGCTGGGGGAGCCCTGCTGTCTGCTCCTGCGGCCAACCGCACCGCCCCTCCCGCTGCCAGCTTCACCTGGGCACCCCTCCCGAATCCTCCCCCAGCCCAAACCGGCTTCACCCTCCTCTGCGCCAGGTCCATCGGCATCGATGGTACCAACCAACTCTCCCCAGCCCGTTACGGCGCCCGACGGAATCTCATGAACGGTGCGGGGGTCGCCCTGGCCGACTTCGACGGCGATGGCTGGTGCGACATCTTCGTGTGCCACAAACAAGGCGGCAGCGCCCTGTACCGCAACCTCGGCGGCTGGCGCTTCACCAATATCACCGCCCAGGCTGGCGTCGCCCTCCCCCACCTCGTCGCCACCGGCGCCGTGGCGGCCGATGTCAATGGCGACGGATGGCCCGATCTCTACGTCACCTCCTTCCTCGGACCCGATGCCCTGCTGATCAACCTCGGCAACGGCCGGTTTACCAATGTCACCGCCGCCGCCGGTCTCATCACCTCCGGCGGCAATACTTCGGCGGCCTTCGCCGACCTCGATGGCGACGGCGACCTCGATCTCTACCTCGGTCGCTTCGGCATCGAAGCCATCCGCGGCGACGGCGCCCGGCTCGTCTTCCGCACGGTCGGTGGACGCCCCCAGGTCACAGGCCCTAATGCCCACCGGCTCCGGATCGAAAAAGGGCAGCTCATCGAACTCGGCGAAGCAGACATCGTCTTCCTGAACGATGGCCAGGGACGGTTCACCCCCGCCCCGTGGAACGTCCACTTTCTCGACGAGGACGGTCGCCCGATGGCCTCGGCACCCCAGGACTTCACCCTCGCGGTTCAGATTCGCGACTTCAATGGCGACGGTAATCCCGACATCTACACCTGCGGTGACTTTCAAACCCCCGACCGTCTCTGGCTCGGCGATGGCCGCGGCACCTTCCGCGCCATACCCCGTCTGGCGCTCCGCAACATGAGTTACGCCTCGATGGGCATCGACGCCGCCGACCTCGACCGCGACGGCCACCTCGACTTCGTCGTCGTCGAGATGCTCAGCCGCGACCACACCCGGCACGCCGCCCAGGCCAGCCCCATGGAACCCGTCGTCCGGCCCCCCGGCGATTTTCTGGCCCGACCCGAGTTTCCCAGGAACACCCTCCAGTGGAATCGTGGCGACGGCACCTACGCCGAAATCGCCTGGTTCTCCGGTGTGGCCATGTCGGACTGGTCCTGGACGCCGATCTTCCTCGATGTGGATCTCGACGGCTTCGAGGATCTCCTGGTCTCCAACGGGCATCCCCACGATCTCAACGATCTCGATATCAACGCCCGGCGTGCCAACGAACCGGCCCGGCGCGCCCAGGAGACCGCCCGCAACATCCTCCTCGACTACCCACCCCTCACCCCTCCCAACGCCGCCTGGCGCAACCTCGGAAATCTCCGCTTCGCCAACCATTCCCAAGCCTGGCGCTTCGACTCCCTCCGCATCACCCATGGCATGGCCCTCGCCGATCTCGACAACGACGGCGACCTCGACCTCGTCGCCAATACCTGGAACGACAGTCCCCTCATCTACCGCAACGACGCCACCGCACCCAGGGTCGCCGTCCGTCTCCGCGGTATTCCCCCCAACACCCAGGGCTTCGGCGCCCGAGTGCGACTCCAGGGCGGTCCCGTCCCCGTCCAGGAACAGGAAGTCCGGTCCGGCGCCCGTTACCTGTCGTCCGACCAGCCCCAGATCGCCTTCGCCACCGGCACCGCCTCCCATCTCGAAATCGAGGTGCTCTGGCGCTCCGGCCGCCACTCCCGCGTCGCCGGAGTCCGGCCTCAACGCCTCTACGAAATCCATGAAGCCGGGGCCCAACCCCAACCCCAACCCCAACCCGCCCCCGCCCCGCCGTCCCTCTCCCAACCGCTCTTCCACTCCCTCCCCCTGCCCTCCGCATTCACCCACCACGAATCCGAGTTCGACGACTTCGTCACCCAGCCCCTCCTTCCCCACCGGCTCAGCCGTCTCGGTCCGCCCCTCGCTTGGATCGCCCGTCCTCAAGGCGGGCTCCTGGTTCTTGGCGGCGCGCGGGGCGGCACACTCGCCGCCCTCCGATTCGATGGAGGCCGTCCCGTACCGGAACCCATCCCCGCACCCGACCCCCTCCCCGACGACATCACCAGCCTGCTCGCCCTTGAACTCATCCCGGGCCGCGTTTCCCTCTTCGCCGGCCTCGCCCGGCTCGAAACCTCCGACCCCGACCTCCCGTCCGTCCTCCGCTTCGACCACCACGGCTCCCGCTGGGAACCCGGCCCCTCCCTCCCCGCCCATCCCGCCACCACCGGCCCCATGGCCACGGCCGATCTCGATGGGGATGGCCAACCCGACCTCGTCGTCACCGGCCGCTTCCTCCCCCACCACTACCCACGCCCCACCGACACCCGCGTCTTCCTCAACCGCGACGGCCAGCTCGTCTTCGACCCCGTACGGTCCGCCCCCCTCCGCGAGGTCGGGCTGGTGACGGGCATCGCCCTGGCGGATTTCGATGGCGATGGCCTCGTCGATCTCGCCCTGGCCTGCGAATGGGGCCCCATCCGCATCTTCCTCCAGCGCGGCCCGACCTTCGTCGAAGCCACCCGCGAACGCGGCCTCGCACCTTTCCACGGACTCTGGCAGTCCCTCGCCGCCGCCGACCTCGATGGCGACGGCCGCATCGACCTGGTCGCCGGCAACTGGGGCCTCAACTCCGCCCACCAACGCTCCCCCGACGGACCCTGGGAACTCGTCTTCGGCGATTTCACCGGCTCCGGCGCCACCGCCATCATCGAGGCCCGCTTCGATGCCACCCTCCAGGCCATGGTTCCGATCCGGCCCCGCAACCGCCTCGCCCGCGATCTCCCATGGCTCCCCGCCCTCTTCCCCTCCCATCGCGAATTCGCCCGCGCTTCGGTCCCCGATCTGCTCGTCCCCGCCAAGGCCCCCGTCCACCGCCTGCGCGCCACCACCCTCGCCTCGGCGGTCTTCCTCAACCTCCCTGCCGGCTTCCTGCACCGGCCCCTGCCCGATCCCGCCCAATGGAGCCCCATGATGTCGGTCGTGGCCGCCGACCTCGATGGCGACGGCCTCCCCGATCTCGCCTGCGCCCAGAATTGGTTCGCCACCCGCGACGAAGACGACCGCCTCGATGCCGGTCGCGCGCTGCTGCTCCGCAATCGCGGCGACGGCACCTTCACCCCCCTTTCCGCCGCCGAATCCGGACTGGTCGTCTGGGGCGATCAACGCGCCATCCTCACCGCCGACCTCGATGCCGACGGCCACCCCGATCTCGTCGTCTCCCAAAACGCCGGCCCCCCGGTCGCCTTCCGACGCACTCCCGTTCCGTCAGGCCCCTGATGCCGGCGACGAAGGCCGGTCCGCCCATCCCCTCCCCCATCCCGCACGCCGCGCCGTCGGGGATCGCGGACTCAACCACGTCCCCCGCCGCAACGCCCCCGCGTAATACCCCAGCATGTGCCCCGCAATCCGCGCCCGGACCCGCATCGCCGGCACAAACCCCAGCAACACACCCGCCATCCCCGTCACCAGGTGACCCGCCAGCGACGCGGTCACCAGCAACGCCTGGGCCATCCCCCGGCGCCACCCCGAAAAATGCCGCTGCATATACACATGCCGCGAAATCCGCACCTCCCACTTCGTCAACGCCTTGATCCGTTCATTCGACCTCGTCGCCCCCCCGTGGTTGTGCCGGATCTCCACGCCCGTCGCCAACGCCACCCGGCCCCCCGCCTCCCGCACCCGCCGGCACAGATCCACATCCTCGAAGTACAGCCAGTAGTCCTCGCACCAGCCGCCCAATCCCTCAAACACCTCCCGTCGCATCCAGACCAGGGATCCCGATACCCAGTCCGGAAAGATCATCCCGTCTCCCCCCTCCCCCCTCCCGCCCTCAATGCCACCCGCCCCTCGGCCGCACCACAACCGCCGCACCCACCGATGCAACCCGGTGAGATTCGTCAGCGATGGAAACTCCCCGTACGGCCGGGTGTCGCGGCCACGGTCGTCCCGTTGCCCGCACGAAACCACCCCGTACTCCGGATGTCTCCCGGCCAGCTCCCACAACCGCTCCAGAGCCGCCGCATCCACCTCGGTGTCCGGGTTCAGAAACAACAGGTGCCGCCCCGCCGCCTTCCCCGCCCCCACATTGCAGCCGTGCGCAAAACCCCAGTTCCCCGGGCTCTCATGGAACGCACACCAAGGAAATCGCCGCCGGAAGGCCTCCAGTTGCCCGTCCCCGGACCCGTTGTCCACCACCACCGCCTCCCAGCGGAACGGCAGTTCCCCCAGCCCGCCCAGCGCCTCCAGGCACCGGCCCAACCGCCGCCAGCCCCGGTAGTTCACCAGCACGATCGACAGCTCCAGACCCATCTCATCCTCCTTCATCGTCCACGCCTCCCATTCCCTCATCCCCGGCTCGCCCGCAGCACCGCCCGACGCAGGTACGGCGGACGCAACTCGTTCCCGCGCCCGTGATGGTACAGCAGGTAGCCGGGCGTGAACCGCACCCGGAACCCCATCCCCTCAAGCATCCCGGACAACCGCCCGGCATCGTCCTGCCGATGATACGTGCACACCGCAATCCGCATCCGCTCCTGCCGCCCGATCAACCCCGCCGCCCCGCGCAGCACCCGCTCCTCGTTCCCCTCGACGTCGATCTTGATGAAGTCCACCCGCTCTCCCTCCCCCACCGCGTCGTCCAGCCGGACCGTCCCGCCGGAACGTTCATCCGACACCGCCCGCCCCACGATCCGCACCTTGTCCTTCCAAGGAGCAAACGTCGCCGCCAACGGCCCCGCCCAGACCGGCGAAGGCTCGAACAGCACCACCCGTCCCGCCCGTTCCACCACGCTCAACCCGAAATTCCCCTCCGCCGCCCCCACGTCCAGCACCGTGTCCCCCGGTTCGACATCAAATTCTGCATCCAGATACCGGTGCGGCGACCTCGGATCCTGCTCGATCTGCAATCCCCGGAAGTACCTTCGGACCCGCTCCGGCCGCCGCGTCGGCCGATGATACAACCGGCGCCCGTCCCACATCATGTAATGCAACCCCACCGACGCATCCTCGAACACCTCCGGTCCCTCCGCCGGGTACTCGTCCTGGAATCGGTAGGGAAGAATGTCGATCCCCCGCGTCTCGAGATAGCCCAGCACCTCGCGTTCCTCCTCGGAAACCCGGTCCGGCGGCAGTCCCCCGTAATACGCCCGCACGTCCCGCGCCAGCCGCCACAAACGCGCCTTCTTCCCCAGCAACCGTTCCCACCATCGCAGTTTCATCGTCGTTCCTTCCCTCCTTCGCCCGACCGCTCCGCCTCGAACGGAAACACCCGTACCCGCACCCGCGGGCCGGACACCCCTTCCACCCGGGCCACAAAGCTCTCCACCGTCCCGTGCCGCCGATAGTAGTCCCACCCCGCCGCCCGCATCGGCCCGAACGCTTCCGCCCCCAGCGACAACACCCGCCGCAACGCCCGCTCAAGCCCGTCCGCCCCGGAATACTCCAGCGCCTCCCGCCCCCCTTCCAACGGCGGCACCAACTGCCCCGCATACTCCAGCAGCGGCACCGTCCCCACGGCCAGCGCCTCCCAGAGATTATGCGCCAGGGGCATGCTCACCCCCGGCGCCGCCAACAAAACCTCCGATTGTCCCAGCACCGTCAACCACGCCTCCACCGACAGCAGCGGCGCCTCCGGCGACAACAACACAATCCGCCCCCGCCCCCGTTCCCCCAGCCCCTTCAACGCTTCGTACCCGTTCACTTCCACCAGGTCGTCCGGACCGAACCGCCGTCGCACCGTCTCCAGCACCTGGCACCGCGACAGCATCCCGTACCGCCTGGGAATCGTGTCCCGGTCGTAACGCCGGTTCACCGTCCCCGCAAAAAACACCCGGTACGGCCGCACCCCGGACCGGTACCGCGACAAATCCGTTCCCCCGACGTGCTCGTGGACCATCGGATTGAAAAAGTACGGCAGATGGATCTCCCCTTCCCCCGGCACCCCCTCCTCGTAGTCCAGCAGCACCAGCCGTTCGCATCCCGCCGGAAGAAGCCCCGGGTCCCGGTCCGTCACCCACCAGAACCCCCGCCCCATCGACGACGGGCCCGCCACCACTTCGAACGGATGCCGCAGAAGCAGCCGCTTGTAGAGCTTCCGTTCGAGCGTCCCCACAAACCGGAACCGGTCCCGCAAACACACCCGGAATCCCGTCCACCGGAACAACTGGCACACAAAGTACGCGATCCGCCCGACGTCCCGATCGAGAAGGTGCCCCGTGATGTCGATCAACACCTCCCGACCTGCCCCCGACCCCGCGCCCGCGGCCACACCCTCCACACCCTCCACACCCTCCACACCCTCCACACCCTCCACACCCTCCCTCCGCCACCGCTCGCGGCGGACACGACGGTACGTCCGCCAGGTGCGCGGATCGAAGTACGCCTTCCAGCGGTCGATCCATCCGGTCCATGGACCCGGCACGCGCATCGTCGCCCTACCTGGACCACAGCAGATTCGTCTGCCGGTCCAACGCCGCCCGCTCCGCCGCATCCAGCGGGCTCAGCCGTTCCCGGTCCAATCGATAACAGCGCCGGAAATGGCGCCCCACCCGTTCCTCCAGCACCTCCGCCGGCCGGGGGTCCGGATCCATCAGGCCCGGCGACCATTCCATCAACAGCCATTCCGTCCGGGACAGCGCCTCCTGGGCCCCCGCCATCGCCACCAGCTCGTACCCCTCGACGTCGATCTTCAGGCACCGCACCGGTTCCGACGCCCAACCCTCCTCGGTCAGCACGCCGTCCAGGCGCCGTACCGGCACGTCAATCCCCACTCCCGGCCGGGCGGTCAGCATCGAGTGCCGCCCCCGGTTGCTCCGCGTGTGCCGCCCCATGAGCGCCGTCCCGTCCTTCTCCCCCAGCGCGCACGCCCGCGGCATCACATTTCCGGCCCCGTTCCGGTGCAGGTTCCGCAGCAGCAGCGCGTGGTTGTCCGGCTCCGGTTCGAAGGCCAGCACCCGCCCGCCCGGTCCCGCCATCCTCGAAAACAGGCAGCTGTAGTACCCGAGGTTCGCCCCCACATCGATGAAACGCCCCCCGCCTTCCCGGAATTCCCGGATCAGGAACGCCGTGATCTCCGGCTCGTACAGCGCGGTCTTGAAAATCTCCCGGCCCACCGCATCCCGCTTGTGGATCCAGAACTCCAACCCCACCCGCGGCGCCCGCGCCGTCGGAAACGGCACCCAGGGGTTCGCCATCGCCAGCCAGTATCGCAACCCCGCCAGCGCATAGCGCCAACCCGACCTCGGAACGTACGACGGCGTCTCCCTTGGCAGCGTCGGTGTCACGGCTTCAACGCCTCATGCGCCCGCCTCAACATCCGTTCCGTGGTCTCCCAACCCACGCACGGGTCGGTGATCGACACCCCGTACCGGAGCTGCGAACGGTCCGTCGCCAGCGGCTGGTTCCCTTCGTACAGATGACTCTCCACCATCATCGCCACCACCGCCCGGTTCCCCGCCACCCGCTGCTCCAGCACGCTGTTCCATACCTCCTCCTGCCGCGCGAACACCTTCGACGAATTCGCATGACTGCAATCCACCATCAGCCCCTCCCGCAACCCCGCCTTCCGCAACGCCCCCACCGCCGCCGCAATGCTGTCCGGATCGTAGTTCGTCCCCCCCTTCCCCCCCCGCAGCACCAGGTGCCCGTACGGGTTCCCCGTCGTTCGAATCACACTCGTCAGCCCCCCCGAATCGATCCCCAGAAAACTGTGCGGATGACGCGCCGACAACAACGCGTCCAGCGCCACCTGCAGACTCCCGTCGGTGCTGTTCTTGAATCCCACCGGCATCGACAGCCCGCTCGCCATCTGCCGGTGCGTCTGCGACTCCGTCGTCCGCGCCCCCACCGCCGCCCAGCTCACCAGGTCGTCCAGGTACTGCGGCACGATCGGATCCAGAAACTCCGTCCCCGCCGGCAACCCCAGCGCATTGATCCCCAGCAGAATCTCCCGCGCCCGCGTCAACCCCGTCTCCACGTCGTCCGTCCCGTCCAGGTGCGGATCGTACACCAGCCCCTTCCACCCGATCGTCGTCCTCGGCTTCTCGAAATACACCCGCATCACCAGGCACAACCGGTCCCCCAACTCCCGGCGCAGTTCGTTCAACCGGCCCGCGTACTCCAGCGCCCCCGGCTCGTCATGGATCGAACACGGCCCGATCGCCACCAGCAGACGCCGGTCCGTCCC
This window harbors:
- a CDS encoding FkbM family methyltransferase; amino-acid sequence: MKLRWWERLLGKKARLWRLARDVRAYYGGLPPDRVSEEEREVLGYLETRGIDILPYRFQDEYPAEGPEVFEDASVGLHYMMWDGRRLYHRPTRRPERVRRYFRGLQIEQDPRSPHRYLDAEFDVEPGDTVLDVGAAEGNFGLSVVERAGRVVLFEPSPVWAGPLAATFAPWKDKVRIVGRAVSDERSGGTVRLDDAVGEGERVDFIKIDVEGNEERVLRGAAGLIGRQERMRIAVCTYHRQDDAGRLSGMLEGMGFRVRFTPGYLLYHHGRGNELRPPYLRRAVLRASRG
- a CDS encoding SCO family protein, producing the protein MKRGVLYATAFLVLVNVALLLAFLFRTPDRGAARSGDDGRAGAGQPGVYAVTGVVSELRRDGSNVVIRHEAIPGFMAAMTMTFRARDTREVARLQAGDRVKFRLLVTDEESWIDGVERIGVGELAPTFEYEHSRIVRDVEPLEVGDSMPDYVFTNQFRQPVRLGDYRGKAVGLTFVFTRCPLPDFCPRMLKNFAAVEAALRANASGPTNWHLVSMTIDPAFDTPEVLRAQAESYRYDPRRWTFLTGALIDIDALTEQVGLVFRRQSPDALPDHNLRTLVIDPEGRLAKIIVGNTWKPEELTADIQAAARGLPVER
- a CDS encoding VCBS repeat-containing protein yields the protein MPRWFGPCGLGVAIAGGALLSAPAANRTAPPAASFTWAPLPNPPPAQTGFTLLCARSIGIDGTNQLSPARYGARRNLMNGAGVALADFDGDGWCDIFVCHKQGGSALYRNLGGWRFTNITAQAGVALPHLVATGAVAADVNGDGWPDLYVTSFLGPDALLINLGNGRFTNVTAAAGLITSGGNTSAAFADLDGDGDLDLYLGRFGIEAIRGDGARLVFRTVGGRPQVTGPNAHRLRIEKGQLIELGEADIVFLNDGQGRFTPAPWNVHFLDEDGRPMASAPQDFTLAVQIRDFNGDGNPDIYTCGDFQTPDRLWLGDGRGTFRAIPRLALRNMSYASMGIDAADLDRDGHLDFVVVEMLSRDHTRHAAQASPMEPVVRPPGDFLARPEFPRNTLQWNRGDGTYAEIAWFSGVAMSDWSWTPIFLDVDLDGFEDLLVSNGHPHDLNDLDINARRANEPARRAQETARNILLDYPPLTPPNAAWRNLGNLRFANHSQAWRFDSLRITHGMALADLDNDGDLDLVANTWNDSPLIYRNDATAPRVAVRLRGIPPNTQGFGARVRLQGGPVPVQEQEVRSGARYLSSDQPQIAFATGTASHLEIEVLWRSGRHSRVAGVRPQRLYEIHEAGAQPQPQPQPAPAPPSLSQPLFHSLPLPSAFTHHESEFDDFVTQPLLPHRLSRLGPPLAWIARPQGGLLVLGGARGGTLAALRFDGGRPVPEPIPAPDPLPDDITSLLALELIPGRVSLFAGLARLETSDPDLPSVLRFDHHGSRWEPGPSLPAHPATTGPMATADLDGDGQPDLVVTGRFLPHHYPRPTDTRVFLNRDGQLVFDPVRSAPLREVGLVTGIALADFDGDGLVDLALACEWGPIRIFLQRGPTFVEATRERGLAPFHGLWQSLAAADLDGDGRIDLVAGNWGLNSAHQRSPDGPWELVFGDFTGSGATAIIEARFDATLQAMVPIRPRNRLARDLPWLPALFPSHREFARASVPDLLVPAKAPVHRLRATTLASAVFLNLPAGFLHRPLPDPAQWSPMMSVVAADLDGDGLPDLACAQNWFATRDEDDRLDAGRALLLRNRGDGTFTPLSAAESGLVVWGDQRAILTADLDADGHPDLVVSQNAGPPVAFRRTPVPSGP
- a CDS encoding glycosyltransferase family 2 protein, with the translated sequence MKEDEMGLELSIVLVNYRGWRRLGRCLEALGGLGELPFRWEAVVVDNGSGDGQLEAFRRRFPWCAFHESPGNWGFAHGCNVGAGKAAGRHLLFLNPDTEVDAAALERLWELAGRHPEYGVVSCGQRDDRGRDTRPYGEFPSLTNLTGLHRWVRRLWCGRGAGGIEGGRGEGGDGMIFPDWVSGSLVWMRREVFEGLGGWCEDYWLYFEDVDLCRRVREAGGRVALATGVEIRHNHGGATRSNERIKALTKWEVRISRHVYMQRHFSGWRRGMAQALLVTASLAGHLVTGMAGVLLGFVPAMRVRARIAGHMLGYYAGALRRGTWLSPRSPTARRAGWGRGWADRPSSPASGA
- a CDS encoding 3-deoxy-7-phosphoheptulonate synthase, yielding MIRRTENLRVTEVKRLTPPIQLKGRLPIQEAANRTVVEGREAVQRILDGTDRRLLVAIGPCSIHDEPGALEYAGRLNELRRELGDRLCLVMRVYFEKPRTTIGWKGLVYDPHLDGTDDVETGLTRAREILLGINALGLPAGTEFLDPIVPQYLDDLVSWAAVGARTTESQTHRQMASGLSMPVGFKNSTDGSLQVALDALLSARHPHSFLGIDSGGLTSVIRTTGNPYGHLVLRGGKGGTNYDPDSIAAAVGALRKAGLREGLMVDCSHANSSKVFARQEEVWNSVLEQRVAGNRAVVAMMVESHLYEGNQPLATDRSQLRYGVSITDPCVGWETTERMLRRAHEALKP
- a CDS encoding FkbM family methyltransferase codes for the protein MTPTLPRETPSYVPRSGWRYALAGLRYWLAMANPWVPFPTARAPRVGLEFWIHKRDAVGREIFKTALYEPEITAFLIREFREGGGRFIDVGANLGYYSCLFSRMAGPGGRVLAFEPEPDNHALLLRNLHRNGAGNVMPRACALGEKDGTALMGRHTRSNRGRHSMLTARPGVGIDVPVRRLDGVLTEEGWASEPVRCLKIDVEGYELVAMAGAQEALSRTEWLLMEWSPGLMDPDPRPAEVLEERVGRHFRRCYRLDRERLSPLDAAERAALDRQTNLLWSR